The following DNA comes from Papaver somniferum cultivar HN1 chromosome 4, ASM357369v1, whole genome shotgun sequence.
TGTTCACGTGTCTTATCAGATCTTCTTATTCAAAGATCTCctttctcttaaaaatatatttttgtttcaCAAAATTCCGAATTAATTAATTGGTGCATGGAGACAGCTGGTGATGTCATTTTTAAAGGTAATAAAAGCTGACACGTCGCCTTCTTTATGAGCAACTTGATGATGCTGATCTGCTAACACACTCTAGTCTTGACACGTGTTCGGGACCCGACACGCGGTTTCAATTCTATGCAACTTGCAAAAGAAAATGGGCAAATTAATAAAGTGTcctgcttcaaaccatataattaataaaccggccaaaCTTTTAAATTCTTTTAGAAACTGGCCTTTCTGTTAGAGTTGACACCTGGGCCCACCAGATCGGTCAGCTGCGTTGAATAAGTCAAACTCGGTAGGAGAATTTACGACTGTGCCCTTGCCCATTTAAAGACCCGTGTGGTCTCTCACCACaatttctctttctccctcgttCTCTTTCTCCCTCGTTCTCTTCTCCCTCGTTCTGAAACTAGGGTTAGGTATTGAAGCTGTTTGAAGCTGgtgttattgaagttgtttttgcTGAAGACATAGATGTTAGCAGAAAGACCAGAGTGTATTTGGAAGAAAAGTTATACATATTTAGGGATTCAGAGATAGTGGTGATACAGTGAAGATGAGGTACAAACCGGGATTGAAACAGTCTGAATCAAGGTAAGATTAACGAAACCCGTGActtaatatatgatgaaaatcattgtattgatagttaattaatttaattgatcgattgatttttagggtttctgttttttttcctttgtaattagggtttatttgaaaccaaatttttattgtttaattggggtttaattttcgtgattgggtgtttgattttaagtaatattgcttaattaggttttcattgggttttcataggtttatatctgattttgtttcatttgtgttgcagtcagttcaaatttaggaatatcagtgtatatgcggagccaaagaatgagactttggtatttcctgATTGCCATAGAGATGAAACAGACTTGATGACACTTAAGTATATGGTGTATAAGGGTTTGTCTATGGATGTTAAAGAGAAGTTTAATttatattggtttaaggaagaatgtctgccactgccattgttaaacaatgatgattttgataatttttgggAGGATTCTTTTGTAAATGAGGATGGATGTATATGTTTATGGATGGGGATGAAAGACACAGTGTTTGGGACTCCAAAGACTACACCAAAGAAGAAGACAGTTAGTAAGGGAACCACCCCTAGAAGATCCCCAAGGCTAAATAGTGTGGATAAATCAGTTGAAGGTGCATCAAGAAAGCTGAGTTTCATGGATGTGcccatatccaaacattctcaggCTAGTAGCAGTGGTTGCAGTCAgtcaaaagctacaaatgaagttaagtttgttgaagatgtggacaatattcagctggaaaacaccaaagaagatgaatgtcacccaattgagaatccagaagctcctccagtatatgacagtgatgaagaCATTGAGTATGGGTCagatgaacaacaatttttcagaGTCTTTTAACAATATGATCAACAAGATGAGAAATAAACCAATTATAATGATAGGAATAATGTATGCTAACTTAGTGATGGGTACATGGTACAATAGGAGGACTGAATCTGCATCATGGGTAGATGGTAATTTGGTTCCTACTGCTGTTACATTGATTAAGAAAATGTTGGAATTTGTGACTGACTATGGTGTTGACCCTTGTGTGGCTGGAGAGTTATATATGGTGACTAGTCCAAAGAATTCTGTGTTCACAGTGAACATACTTGCCAAGACTTGCTCTTGTTTGCAGTGGCAGTTGAGGGGGTTCCCCTGTATGCATGCAGTGAGTGCATTGCATAGCATAAGGCCACAATGGAGAaagtaagatttctctttttttaaATCTGTACCTTGTCTCAGAACTTATTTATGCAATTTCTAGGCCTTAAATGTATCTAGCACTAACCTTTACATACTCTGCTTGAGCAGGTACTGCAGTGATTACTATTCAGTGGAGAACTATAAGGCCACATATGCACCAACTTTTGCACCACTAGATGATAAAAGTGAATGGGTCCAGGtactttttcttcttaaatttgtAACTATATGCCCTATTTATATTCTCAACTACATTAATATAAGTGCATTTGTTCTTGTAGCCAAACATGAACAAGAAGATCTTGAACCCTCCTCACAGTAGGAAACCAGGAAGACCCAAGAGCAAGAGGGTAAGAAGTTATGATGAACCTCGTGTtgagaagacaaaaaggaggtgtGGGAAATGTGGAAATGTTACTAACCACAACAAAAGAACATGTGCTGGTGGTGAAGTGGGATCTAATCCAACTGCAAAAGGCAAAGGACTGAATGTGATGCACAAAGCTTCACCTTCAGCAACATAGAGCCAAGTCAGACCACCGGAGTTAGGGGTGCAGCTAAGTCAAACAAGAAGAGAACGGCATCATTTGTTGGTGAATGTTTTACAGGGCCTGGCAGTCAGCCTTTGGCAACACCATCTTCTACTCCAGCTTCCACAACACCTATGAGTCTGCCATCTATAGCACCATCTTCTACTCCACCCTCTACAATAAATAACCTTTATCAGAACTTCTTTGGCATTGGATCTGTATCTCAGAATATAAAACAAGGAAAGGGAAGGGGAAATGGAAATGCTAAGAAGAAATGATTTGagatccgttttctgattttttgtgtttaagaagacaatatttttttcttttttagactTGAATTAATGCTGAATCAAAAGTGGATGGTTGTTTATTAGTACATTTGCAGGttacattttcagattgttgagttccttacatatagcattaagttgtaaacttgaatgcataattctgttttttgcagcaatgaagacttCATCTGAGACCCATTTAAAACCGTCACAATTTGTACAAGTGAGGTATGCTATGTTCTTGTTGTGTTCATTCTTGcaaaatttcatctccatttttgaTTTGCAGTGATCTTTGTTGCAGGTTTGATTTTGCAGTGGGCAGTTTTTGAAGCAATGACCAGATTCTCCGCAAGCGTAACAACCATTCTCTACTGGTAATTTCACCATCTTGCATTTGACAGGATCGATGGCATcgtcaaaccattcaaagtactgacaggttggaattgaacacttcaaaaacattttttcgtttgtttcttttgcttttgaacacaatagttgccttataccattacatggtatatatttgcacctggaATAAATCCAAGGACATACCTTTGGATCATGAATTCCCTGTGCACAGATAGAACATGAAATTAGGGGTTGTTTTAATCTTAATCTTaccttgctgctgctactgctgcctggagagtttacttcattttggctcatgtcttatttatttttatttttttgatctgttGAGTATGACAAATACTATGGTTTTTCTCTGCAGGGCCTAATTTATATGAATGAAGCTGAATCTGACCGTTACAAATCCAACCGTTACAAATCCGACCGTTGCAATGAGTCACCGAGTTGACTCGATACTGGTTTGGTTACGAACTCAGACGAGGGTTAAGTCGTCTTTTACCTAGCAGGTTAACTGCCACGTAGCCAGTTAACTATCTAAAttcgttttttgaaaaaaacgggatggaaaatgtcaatatcggccagtttatataaagattcaaaaaaacggccagtttcttaaatatggttcaaaaaggtggttactttattaaaaagcccaaAGAAAATTAGACAAAAAGGACCTTAACCAACTTGTTTCTTTGGGTGGGGCCCTTTGGTTGGGAAAGAAAAAGCGTGGGGGTCCTTTTTGGGATATAATATATTTCTCTCACGCCTTGTGTTGGCATGTGTCTTAATATGTTTAGCCCAAGAGTCGCATCAAGATCACAACTTGGAATGTTCTGGTCAAACTAGGAGGACTCACGTTGACTAAAGTCAAGATCTGTTTTTATATTGTTTGTTTACTCGACACGTTTGAACAAGTGGATGGTTtgatattattattgttatttttttcttatcATGAAATTTGTTTAACAACTCTTTCTAGATTGATGATGATAAAAGGCTAGATTCCACAACCGATGAGATCTTTCTTGACATGTGTTGGAGTTCAATTGAAAAGATTTGCGAAAATGATTGagaatttctttttcctttcatgTGTCCGGACGCTGGATGGTATTTCAAGAGATTGAGGTGTCTTTCTACTCCACACTTCATCCCGAACTTGAATGTGTACCACCGTACGGTTGACCGTATAGTGTTTATACATACATACGTATATATTATTGTATTCACCAAGAGTTGCATGTTTCAACGCATTAACTTCTTGCTTTCTCAAGGTGTCTCCAAACACCAAGCATGAGTTACATAATTCATGTTTCTGGTTACAGAAATGCTATCATGTCAAAATTTCTTATTGCTTTCAACAACGACCGAAGTGTAGTGCGCGCGACTGACTTCACTGGGGATCCAGAAAACCTTATTATCTCCTGTGGAGTACGTACCCTTTATGCCCATATCCAACATTTCAGagtttatcaaaaataaataaatcagaaaaatttaaaaactaTGAGATTAAAACGTGTTTTTTCTTCATTTAGGTATATAATAAAGTTCAAACTAAAGATTATAAGATGTCACCACACTCGCGACCAACTATATCATCCTTGTGCGAGTAAAAAAGAGCCCAATTCTAACACGTCCGTCAGCAACAATGACGATATTTACATTAGGAGGAGAAGAAAGACAAAAGTAAAAAGATTTGTGGGATTCGTGGTTTGGTTGGGAGTATCCCCGGCCCGATTCCTCACATACAAAGACTACAGTGTATCTTATGAAGTCCGTAAGGATAGTGGATACATTTGGTTGTTCCTTATTAATTCGAAGAGTCGCATTCTTTTCTCTCTTTCATAtcctaaaataaaacaacaactCGAAATTCGAGGTTGTCCGACACGTGGTAAACAATAATATGAGAGAGAAACCATCAACCGATGGCGACATCTGAGTAACACATCCGTATTCACTACCAAGACATGACACGTGTCGAAAATAAACGTCACCACAGTCATGAACCGACACGTGTATTCACGACAACCGAATctcacaacatcttctttttctaTCTCTCCTCTTGAGTTATCGATGGAGACGCTTGTTTGGCGACGCCGCTAAATCTGGACAACATTAACTACGTGTCGACCCTCAATAACACCTGATTGACACGTGTTGTTTTCCCTTCCATGTGGGTATTTTCGTCTTTTAGTTTtgttaaaagatttttttttttttttcaagttctcGTTTTTTCTACtgtatttctttcttcttcttcgtctcggTGTCTCTTTTTTTCCTTCCCTCAATCAATGGCttcgtcttctcttttcttccagaCTCGCTCCTCAGGTATTATGTCAATGGATACTTCCTTATAATACTAAACGCATGGGTTTTGTGTAATCGTATTGATcatattttcattctttttttttgttccttgTGTTCTGGTAGTAATGGGTGAAAGAAATAATGAGAATTCGGCAGATATTGATAATGAATATCCAAAAGATTTGTTACAGATATTTATGGCGGGAAACCATTTCCCAACGGAATTTGCAGCGAAAACTGAGGAAACagatgatgaagaaattgaaTTAAATTTATCATTAGGAGGTTGTTTTGGTGTAAACCCAAGTGAGAAAAAGAGATTGATGAGGTCATCGTCAATATCAGTATCAGGATTAAGTAATCtttttaaagatgaagaagaagggaaTAATTCTTCATCAGCGGCATCTTTGATAAGAACATGTTCATTGCCTGTAGTAGTGgcaacagaagaagaaagaaggaaaagaaaagagtTACAATCTTTGAGAAGATTAGAAGCCAAAAGAAAGAGATCAGAGAAACAAAGGAATTGTACTAgggttaataataataataataaagattctcaacaagagaagatgcagcagcagcaacaagacAATAATAAGCTAAAGAATgggttgttttcttcttcttcatcaatgccTATATCTTTTAGGGGTCCAAATTGGGGTTCTAATCCTGCTCTTGGTAGGAGTATTGATATCAATGGTGTTCCTCCATTACCACCATCACCGGTTTCCGTTTCTATGAATTCTCAAGCTAGTAGTTCATCGGGTGGTTCTGATGAAATCCATGGTCGACCTGTTCCAGGTATCTATTATTTAAACTAATCTcttattaaattaaattaaatgtaGAGATTAGAATTTGTTGTGTGTTTGTTGACGTTGCTTCAACTTTTAGTTTTGATATTTGCTTTCGGGATATAATTGGTTGTTGCTTGTGAAGTATAGTAATCTAGTTATTGTGATATCTTGGGATACATGAGAAGAGTGTTTGTTTTTGTATTAGGTTGAAAATGTTCGTATAGTAGAGTAGATCTCTAGAAAACAAAAACTAATCAACTTAGATTCAGTAACTGTTGAAATTACGACGAGTCTCATGAGTCAAGCTGCCATTTCAGATATGTTAGAAGAGGCTGGCTGGAATTTGCCTGAAAACGATTTGATGGGTATATTTCCGCATGGGAGTAAaaattttcttgttcttttttttaaccAAATATACCAACAAAATTAGATTCTGAAGTCTTGTTACAGTTACAGTTACAGTTATATAAAAAGTATACCTGAATTGGTGTTGAAAGTTGAATGGTTTGTTGCTTTATCAATGGGTGTTACATCTGGTTGGTTGCTTTATTAATGGGTGTTACATCTTTGGGAGAGACAGTGGTCGTGATATGTACATGTGCACAACTAGGTTGCAATTGGGAGCTTTATGTGGTCACAAAATAAGAACacaaacaattattattatttattttttagattttcctTCTCACTGTTTATGAAATTCTGCATCATAGGATTGAAGAGCAGCTTTGAAACAAGAAGCCCAATGAATTCTCAATCATACCAAGAAGGCATCGAGCAAAAGCCCATTATACCTCCTCCACCAACCGCACCTTCAGAAAAACAGAGGACTGGAACTGATGTCAAGATGGAAAGTCCGTCTTATAGCCCTCCGAAGGCAACTGAAACTGGTTCCAGAGAAATGGGAATGAAAATGATGGAGGAAATGCCTTGTGTGTCTACAACAGGAAATGGACCTAATGGGAAACGTATAGAAGGATTCCTGTACAAGTATCGGAAGGGCGAGGAAGTAAGAATAGTTTGTGTGTGCCATGGTAGTTTTCTCACTCCAGCAGAGTTCGTAAAGCATGCTGGAGGCATCGACGTGACACATCCCCTGAGGCATATTACAGTCAGTCAAACCCCTTCCTTTTAAGATTGTGTTTCACATTTCTCTTCAAGAATTGAAGAGTGAAAaaagaaacaagttttacttTAGTTAAGATTGGGTGAAGAGTAGCTTTAGAGGCTAGTTTTGATTTCTTCCTTCGTTTTTTTTGGTTATATTAGGCTTTGAGTGTGTACAGTGAAATACGAATTAATAGGAAACAATTATTAGAGATGATGGTTATAGTTGAAATATgattgagaaaacaagaattaacTTCACCAATCAACCTCTTAACAATTTTagtctttttccttttctttttttgtggatGCAAATTGAAAATTTCAAAAAGCATTTGGGTACTTTTAAGAGAATGTATAATAAATaatatttcttattttttgaATAAATTAGGTCAAAACAAAAATCTATATTGGTGTGCTTATCTTGGAAAATACTTCATTATCATCTCCAATATCTTTTAGAAAGGGGGATTTTAGTTTCTTAAGTAATTTGGAAGTTAGGTTATGAAATCCTAAACAATTACAAGTTGAGGAGACACACAAATGGTGTGGTGGGGAAAGTGAGCATTGCATATTCTCTAAatgtttcttctttttgtattacttattttttttaatttatcatTTTCCTTTCATTTAGGATTAAGAAGTTGTTCTTAGGTAGTAAGGAAAGATTGAAGTTTAAATAATATATTTTCTAAGTACTGTTTCAAGCTAAACAGTGTAAAAACTAAACTGCACATACAAATTTCAGCTCATATTCCTTTCAGTACACACATAGATTACATTCATGGACACCCTTTTCTTTCCTATTGAGTGGTCCTTTTGTCTTGTGTGTATTTTTGTTGTGGTTTTTTGAGTTTTAAACCCCTTTCTTGGCACTAAACCTCCAACCAGGTTCATCTACAACTaagtcatgccaaacatgtgagatGCAAACTGTATCTGAACTCAATCCATGTGGCGGTGTGATacttttcatgagtatgaaattgtGGCACTTCATTTGGAGTATGTGCTCCGCACCTCGTACAATCATGATGATTTTCTTCTGTGAAGATTGAGATGCAGGCGTATGTTAATATCGGGAGAGTTGCGAGGAGTATTCGTGTAACCTCCTGGGTGGACAAATACTCTCAAGAACAAAATGAGCAACAAGAGAAGCATGAAAACCATTTCCGATCATTAGCCCCTGTGGCATTTGGTGTGGTTGGCGTGTTGGGTTGCGGCTGTTGTGACCCTTGTTCCTGCTCCTCCTGCTGCTCATTCGACTTTTCTTTAACCTGATGCAATGGATGTTCCGTCTCTACCTTCGTGGATGGAGCCCTCCCTCCTTCTGCAGACGTCAATCTGCATATAAAACAAGAAATGTCAGTAGGCTATTCGGGTTTATGAAGGTATACATGGTGTTAGAACAAATGTTTTGTAACTTGGGATGTTACCTATTTTAAGTATATATGTGTGTGTAAATGATCAAAACTTACATTGGAAATGCAAAGGAAACTACGCTGGCTCCACTCTCGTCAGAACGATAAGAAATGCTGGAGGAATGACGAGCTGAATCTACAGGAGGTGTTTTCTCTGTATTTTGATCGTCCTCTGACACCCTTGACACTTCGTTCATGGTAGCCGATGCTGCTGCATCTTCCGCATTTAAGCTTTCCCCGACCTTATTCCCAGGAGTAGAAGCTGGAGATGGGCTATTAGGATTGCTAGAGGGGTCCTTCTTGAGATCGAGGAAGTTGTTGTAATCCCCTGGCATGCCTAATTCTCCAGACCTTCCCATCAGAAAAATTTGGTCAGCGGAGAAACTATTATTTCCCATATGGATGCTGAACAATGATTCGTTGGATTGCACACTCCATTCGACTGGTGTTGCCGATGGACTCCTTGCGAATACAGTAGATGGAATCCTATATGGATCTGGTGGAACTTCTTCTCGTTCCATCACTTGTATTGGAGGTGACTGGTTTGGTGACGCCTCACTAATCATTACAGTAGGATCTGAAGTGCTGGAAGGAACATCAATAAGAAGTTCTGGATGGTCTAAAGAATCGACATTATGCTGCTGCAAAGAATCTTCATCAGCCGGAAAGAGTGAAATGGGATGTTTTTTGCTTCCTTTAACTGGAGAGTCCAAAggagacgaagatgatgaagaagaggaagaggcagAGGACAAAGTAGATGTTGCAGAAGGAGATCCTACGGGAGTTGCTATCGGGGTATGCTTTTTACTGACATTTTGTTGTTGATCAGATTCCGTAACTGAAGTTAGATTATCTGAATTCATGGTTCAAAACCTACTATATCCACATATAGATTCTTTAGAAAACGctgcaaaaagaaaagaaaatgcaaTTGTAAGAAGCTTCACAAGGTAGGCAAATGCAAACTCGCGTTCTAACTCAGAAATTCAGGATACTTGATAGTTGCATAAAAGGACAGTACCACGAAACTTAAAATAAGCATACATTCTTCAGTGACATCTGACATGTTAATGAAAGAAGATTCATGCTTGAAATGGAAACCGTAAATGTTTCTTTATGTGACAAATTGCAGTCTATATTTTCTATACATGGCTAATGTGATAGAAGCTCGGCTAGAAGCTCAATACATTAACCTCAGGATGATCACAAATAATGTATGTTCACCTAACATTTCAATGTTCCGGTAACTGGATCATACAGGATGCCATACTGATTGCTTGAAGTTCTACTTACAAGTTCTTTCAAGAAACACAAGCCACAAGCCTTGTTCAGATATTCTTCTTTCTCGTTCATCTATATCGTATTATGTTTATTATGGGTTGATATTCATGTTAATAACTAAACCCTGGCAACTGAAAAGTTACAGGATAAATCAACAACTTGTAGAAAATCTTAAATTCATTATGAGACGTAGCATCTCTGGCAATATGTAACGTTTAAGGCTGGGTAGTCTGACCCAACTCAACTATATCTAATTAGGCAAAGGGGCATAATACAAATACATTGCTCCGAGTACCGCTCCATTAATGGCGTTATAATGACCCTATGGCTTATGAATGTCAATTCACCTAATAGTTATCTACCTCTCATAAATTCATGAAAGACATACTtacaaaattaaagaagaaattaacaTACAAAAATGTATAAAATATTCAGAAAGTGAAAGATATCTACCAGGTTAATGGAGTTGCAATGCTTCAATGTCAATTCAATCAGCTATAAAAGCAGCATCAGAAATGAAACCCCTTTCTCCTTCAAAAATGAATAGAAGCCACCAtttttaatcaaaacaaaaaatgataccaagatgtcttccaaCTATAAATATTACAGCAGAAAAATGGAGGTTATTGGATAAACATTGAATATTACCTGAATTAGATTTTTTACAGTTCTTCACAGAAAGGATGAGATGATGGAATTTCGAGGTGGGATCAAAACTCGATTTTGGTCCTCCTGTTTTGTGTATCAGTGTCTATCCAGGAATATAAAAttagagttttttgtgagttGGATTCAGAATGGACAAGAGACATTCTAGGCATTTTTGTCTCTACCAAAGTAACtaactttttgttt
Coding sequences within:
- the LOC113272655 gene encoding uncharacterized protein LOC113272655, with the translated sequence MRYKPGLKQSESSQFKFRNISVYAEPKNETLVFPDCHRDETDLMTLKYMVYKGLSMDVKEKFNLYWFKEECLPLPLLNNDDFDNFWEDSFVNEDGCICLWMGMKDTVFGTPKTTPKKKTLKVHQES
- the LOC113275794 gene encoding ninja-family protein AFP3-like yields the protein MASSSLFFQTRSSVMGERNNENSADIDNEYPKDLLQIFMAGNHFPTEFAAKTEETDDEEIELNLSLGGCFGVNPSEKKRLMRSSSISVSGLSNLFKDEEEGNNSSSAASLIRTCSLPVVVATEEERRKRKELQSLRRLEAKRKRSEKQRNCTRVNNNNNKDSQQEKMQQQQQDNNKLKNGLFSSSSSMPISFRGPNWGSNPALGRSIDINGVPPLPPSPVSVSMNSQASSSSGGSDEIHGRPVPGLKSSFETRSPMNSQSYQEGIEQKPIIPPPPTAPSEKQRTGTDVKMESPSYSPPKATETGSREMGMKMMEEMPCVSTTGNGPNGKRIEGFLYKYRKGEEVRIVCVCHGSFLTPAEFVKHAGGIDVTHPLRHITVSQTPSF
- the LOC113272656 gene encoding uncharacterized protein LOC113272656 is translated as MCPYPNILRLVAVVAVSQKLQMKLSLLKMWTIFSWKTPKKMNVTQLRIQKLLQYMTVMKTLSMGQMNNNFSESFNNMINKMRNKPIIMIGIMYANLVMGTWYNRRTESASWVDGNLVPTAVTLIKKMLEFVTDYGVDPCVAGELYMVTSPKNSVFTVNILAKTCSCLQWQLRGFPCMHAVSALHSIRPQWRKYCSDYYSVENYKATYAPTFAPLDDKSEWVQPNMNKKILNPPHSRKPGRPKSKRVRSYDEPRVEKTKRRCGKCGNVTNHNKRTCAGGEVGSNPTAKGPGSQPLATPSSTPASTTPMSLPSIAPSSTPPSTINNLYQNFFGIGSVSQNIKQGKGRGNGNAKKK
- the LOC113275795 gene encoding probable serine/threonine-protein kinase DDB_G0278665: MNSDNLTSVTESDQQQNVSKKHTPIATPVGSPSATSTLSSASSSSSSSSSPLDSPVKGSKKHPISLFPADEDSLQQHNVDSLDHPELLIDVPSSTSDPTVMISEASPNQSPPIQVMEREEVPPDPYRIPSTVFARSPSATPVEWSVQSNESLFSIHMGNNSFSADQIFLMGRSGELGMPGDYNNFLDLKKDPSSNPNSPSPASTPGNKVGESLNAEDAAASATMNEVSRVSEDDQNTEKTPPVDSARHSSSISYRSDESGASVVSFAFPILTSAEGGRAPSTKVETEHPLHQVKEKSNEQQEEQEQGSQQPQPNTPTTPNATGANDRKWFSCFSCCSFCS